GCATGATAAGTGAATTCGTCTTCAAAAGTGAAATCAGTAATCGTTTCACCGTTGTCACCATCAATTTTTACTGTTATATTCCCATCGTAAGAACGTTTGGGAACCATACAGTAAATTTCTTTCCCATTCGCACCAATAACTTTCGCTTCTTTTCCACCTACATTTACGTGGATTCTCGATGCATCATTGCCGAAATTATCACCCGTAATATACAGGCGGGTGCGAACTGAACCTTCCTTTGGAGAGAAGTCTGTAAAAACAACTGGCCGCGACGGATCACATTTTGCAGTATTTTTCTCGTTTTCACTACAACTCAACAAACACAGACAGCAACAGCACGCCAATGCTGAAAAAAAATGTTTCATAAGTATTAAATAATAAGAGTTAATTATATATTGTTATTTTATCTGATATTCTCTATCAGGCAGCTATCATTTCAAGAAATACTCCGCACGCCCCGGCGTGAACAACTCCCACAAAGAAGCTACCGTCCAACCCGGTGCAAAAATATCATTATAATATCCCTTCCCGTTTTTCCCATAATCCCAATTTGTGTGCTGAACAACTTCCGGATAGTAACCAGACTTAGCCACTCCGCATAAGTGTCCCTCATGAGGCAGAAGTTGGCGCATAGAAGTAGAAATGACTTCTGCAAATTGTGAGAAGCGGGGTTCTGCATATTCCTTTGACAGCCATCGCAACACAGAAGCAAACTCAAACACAAATACATCAATATGGTTGTTTTCCACCGACACATTGCCCCAACCGCGGGTTTTCAGACCAATATCTCCCAACATCTGTCCCTGCGCGAAAGGAACATCCCATACATAATACCATGACAAGGCAAAATAAGCAGCTTTCTTCGTCAGGTCTGCATAATGCCGGTGCTCATCTCCTTTTGTAATCAATGAAAGATAATAGGTAGCCGTAGCAGCATACAGAGATGCCTCCTTGTCTTCGCAGTTGGCATCAAGTGTGGACGAGAAATAGTCGGCTTTAGAAATCAAGACTTTTTCCAGATAATCAGCCGTTAACTTAGCACTGGCAAGGTATCGCTTGTCCTTGAAATATTTGTATCCCATCACCAGCGGCAATGTGGCCGAAGGAGTACTCCCTCCACTATTATCTACTATCGTAAAATCATCACGAAACTTGCGGGGGAAACTACCGTCAGCCTGTTGCAGTTGCAAGAATATATCGAGCATTTTCTTTATCTTCTGTTCCCACTCAGGATGACGGCGACCGTTTTCCTTCTCATAAGCAAGATAATGAAGCATTGCATAAACTCCCTCTGATTGGCGACGAATACTGTGTATGGGTTCTTCAGTCCCTTTATCAAAATCGACCGACTCTTTGAAGAAACCGACCGGAGTAAAACCGTTCTTCAAGTAGCTATCAAACACTTTCATACTATTTGCTTTCAAATCCTCCCTATCAGATTGGTAACCATATTCCCAAGCATTGAATGCATTAAGAAGCACACGACCAATGAAACCTACTTCCGCCTGCCCGTTACTCTGGCAATTTTCTGTCATTAGATGTATTCCCGAATTATAAACCAACGGATGTCCTTCTACGAAACTACTTACAAAGAATCCACTAAGAACTTGCTTCATATCCGTTATGGAATAAGGAGTCTCCACAGGTTTAGGTCCATAAGTGTCATAACTATATTCCCATGCATGGCGTATAAAATCAGAATAATCATCAGCTTTATTCTCCAGAATCTCCCACGTTAATAAAACAGTTTCCCCCTTTTTCAAGAATTGAAAAGCTTCTGCCGCAGGTGCCAATGTCAACTTACGAATATAACTCTTGGGAGCTTCACGATAAGGAAAGCCAAAAGAGAGCGCAGTTATTCCGTTTTGATTCTCAAATCCGGTAAATCCTAGAGACGTTTTACCTGAAAGGATAATTTCTCCTTCCCGATGAGTGCTCAAGGCTTCGTCTGCAAACTTATCGATACGGCTCACAGTCACAAAGTGTTTTTCTTTTTCCGAATAAACACCTGTAAGCGGTGCGCTTAGTCTGTCTTCACGCACCAACCAACTATCTGAAGAATGGAACGAAGGCGCATCTTTAGGAGAACGGAGATTCCTACGATACCAGAAACCCGGCATATAAAATTGACAATCATCATGGCGATAGCCTGTTGATAGCCGTTGACTATAATTAAAATAAATATCTTCGAGTGCTGTTATACAGACATTTACCCGTAATTTACCATTTACATCTGCCACCCTCTGAGTGATTGTAACCGGAATGCTTTCAGAAGCTTCCAATAAATAGGATGAACGGTCATTCCCCAATTGCTGTAAGTCTAGTGAATATCTTTCAGCTACATTTCCCGGCACTTTCAACGATATGGACGCTGAAATATTTTCCGGAACATAGTTGACAGCTTCAGCAACTCCGACATACAGTGTAATAAGCGCCCCGCAAAACAAACATTTAAAATTCATGCAAACCTAATTATATGAATCAGTAAAGGATACTGGTTCTGTGTTAATACTAAGTTATTACTGCAGCAAAAATAGGGGTTTACACTTATTTCAGATATTAAAAACAGGTCAATAAATGAAAGTTTAGTCTCAATCGAGCCAAATGAAAGTAGAAATCAATGCGTAATGTTTCATACAGTGTGTATATATGTATACTTCAATAGATATATATGGCTATCGCAATGAATATATATGCCCACCACGCTAGACATATATACTCATTACACTAGGATTTAACAATGTTATTTTTGCATCCGGACATAAGTCTTTCTATCCGGTCCGACTCCCGTTATTGTCAATTTCTTCCAATGTTTCGGCAATTTTGAGAAAAGCTGTTTGATGCCATTATCTGTAACTTCCAAACCACAAAAACCATTAATGACAGTTTGTAAAAGTCCTCCCGCACCAGTTACAAAATAAGGATTCGTACCTCCTGCACCTTCGGAAATAACGCCAAACGGAGGTAACTGGTTAGGACGGAAACTTCGCACAAACAAGTCATAAGCTTTATCGCCTTCGCCAAGGCGTGCATATTGCAAAGCCAACACAGAGAAAGACATTGCCGGTCCCGTTTTATCTATTTTATCTTCATAATACTCCAAGTCCTTACGGATTTCTTCAGGACGGGTTATCAGATTTAATGGATATACCAGCAAATTGGCATCCGCTTGTTTTATTGTCTGCCCATTATAGCCTTCATACTCCATAGTCACTCCATTCTCGAATTTCGGGAGCCGCAACTTCGAGGCTATCTCCTTCCAGATTTCAGGTGCCTTAACACCGCATACCGCAGCAGCTTTAGCAGCATCTTGCAAAGCACGCATAGCGGCACCATTGGTAAATGCATTATCATCCACCCCTTCAGCATATTCATCGGCACACACCACATTACGAATCGAATAAGAACCATCCTCATTCTTTTCTACACGACTTACCCAAAATTCCGCAGCTTTCTCCATCAAAGGGAAACCTTCTTCACGCAACCACCGTTTATCACCATTCATACAGTAGTAATTCCAGGCCGCGATAGCAATATCGGCAGTGATATGATGTTCAAAAGCTCCGGTCAATGCCCAAGTCGGACATGACTCTTCTCCGGCATCATCACTTTCCCACGGAAACATGGCTCCGTCATACCCATAGCTCAATGCTCTCTGACAAGCGGCTTTCAGCCTGTCTGTACGGTAGTCCATCATTGTCCTTGCAATTCCCTGATTCATGAAAAGCATAGGCGGATACATCCAGAACTCGGTATCCCAGAAAATATGCCCGTTGTATCCCTGGGCAGAAAGCCCGAAAGGAGAAATACTCAAGCGGCTTCCCTTGCGCGCATTAGAGTAAAGATTATAAAGAGCAAAACGTACGGCACGCTGCGCCTCGTCATCTCCCTCTATCATAATATCCCCTTCCCACAACTCATTCCAAAGTTTCCGATGTCCATCCATCAGGCGGTTCAAACCTTCTTTCGCACCATAAATCACTTCACGGTCCGATTCATTATACGGGTCTATAAAATCACGTCCGGTACAGACGGAACCCAGTAAAGCGAAGCTGAATTTTTCTCCTTTCTTCAATGAAACCGAAATCCGGTTGGTTCCGTCATATTGTTGCTGCACGTTCGAATTTTTATCATATATAAAAGCAGAGGATGCCGATACCTTCTGTTCACGGTGTTTGGATAAAGCCCAGGTACGTACTATTTTCAGTTCGTTTCCATCGACATGCACGCTTACCTGTCTTGAATCGGGGTTCTTATATTCATCAGGCACTTCAATGGGGTTTGCCACAGACAAATACATATCTTCCAATGCAGTAACCTCTACACGCACCAGTCCCGCATAAGGCATATTCCGCAAAGCACAGATACTATAAGAGATATCGGCTTTTCCGTCATAAGTGAAATGAGTATTATGTGTGGCGGCTTTCATATCTATGCATTGTCCCCATCCCGAGATATTATCACCATTCACTCCCTGTCCATCAATCTGCATTTGCAAATTGAACGGGTTGATTCCTCGCAACACCCGACTCACGTCTTGAGGAGCGGCAGCATCAAATACATGATTCAACATGACATGACGAACGGAAAAAGGTTCTTTCCACGGCAAGATACCGATACCGCCATTCGCTACTGCTGCTCCATAATAAGTTCCGCGATAATCAGTAGCCTGTATTTTCCACAAACTTTCTTGTCCGTTTACTTTTATAGCCAAAACTGATACCAGACAAAAAAATACGATAAATAGATTCTTCATATAATAGCATATTTAATTAATTAGCGACATTTTCTGCAAAAATAGTCCGCATTGCTTGTTTTGTTCATTTAATACGCACTTCGATTGGCTCTCCATTCCCAACCTTGTATTTTCCTATAACCTTATTAGCCTTCTTTATCAGAACCAGTAATGCGTTGCCTTTGTTGCGTTTCACTTCAATATCAAATGTTGCGCCAAATGCACAAATGCGTTTCAAAGACATTGTATTCCAACCTTCCGGAAGTTGCGGCGTCAGTTTAAAAGCATCCAGCGCAATGGGACGTATGCCAAACAAGCCTTCTGTCATAATGCGGCAATATAAAGCGCTTTCCGTGGACAGATGGCGTTGATTCCCTTCCGGCCATGCTTCTACCGCATAAGGGACATGGTCGCCCAGCAAACGGGTTGCAGAATATTTTTCCAGATATTCGGTCGCTATCTCTCTGGCACCACAAGAATAAGCTCCCCGAAAAGCATAGAGCGTGGAGCGATCCCAGTACGTAGAAGTACCCGATTGAGTCAACAAACCGTTCTCCATCCATAACTTATCTGAGAACAGGGCAGCCACAGTGCCCTCTGCCCGATTATAAATCCCCATAGTCAACGGAATACAAATCCATGAACGAAGCACCGTATTACCATCGTAATAACGATATGTCTCATAACCTTCCACATTATGGGCAAAATATCTATCAATATTTTTATAAAGTTCAGCCGCCTTGTCCTGATAGGATTTTATACATTCACGATCTTTCTTCAGTGCCTTTCCCAAATAAACAGCAGAAATGAGAGCGTCATAATACAATGAAGAGGTACATAAGTTAGCTTT
The DNA window shown above is from Bacteroides faecium and carries:
- a CDS encoding glycoside hydrolase family 65 protein, translating into MKNLFIVFFCLVSVLAIKVNGQESLWKIQATDYRGTYYGAAVANGGIGILPWKEPFSVRHVMLNHVFDAAAPQDVSRVLRGINPFNLQMQIDGQGVNGDNISGWGQCIDMKAATHNTHFTYDGKADISYSICALRNMPYAGLVRVEVTALEDMYLSVANPIEVPDEYKNPDSRQVSVHVDGNELKIVRTWALSKHREQKVSASSAFIYDKNSNVQQQYDGTNRISVSLKKGEKFSFALLGSVCTGRDFIDPYNESDREVIYGAKEGLNRLMDGHRKLWNELWEGDIMIEGDDEAQRAVRFALYNLYSNARKGSRLSISPFGLSAQGYNGHIFWDTEFWMYPPMLFMNQGIARTMMDYRTDRLKAACQRALSYGYDGAMFPWESDDAGEESCPTWALTGAFEHHITADIAIAAWNYYCMNGDKRWLREEGFPLMEKAAEFWVSRVEKNEDGSYSIRNVVCADEYAEGVDDNAFTNGAAMRALQDAAKAAAVCGVKAPEIWKEIASKLRLPKFENGVTMEYEGYNGQTIKQADANLLVYPLNLITRPEEIRKDLEYYEDKIDKTGPAMSFSVLALQYARLGEGDKAYDLFVRSFRPNQLPPFGVISEGAGGTNPYFVTGAGGLLQTVINGFCGLEVTDNGIKQLFSKLPKHWKKLTITGVGPDRKTYVRMQK